GGCTACATCGGCGACCTGACCGGCGGCTTCCTGGGCAGCCACTACCAGGACGTGTTCGCGTTCTTCGTGCTGGTGCTGGTGCTGATTTTCCGTCCGTCCGGCCTGCTGGGCGAACGTGTGGGGGACCGCGCATGAGCGCCACCCTGAAAAACAGCGGGCTGTCGACCCGCAACCTGATCGGCATCGCGCTGATCGGCATCGTGCTGGCGGTGCTGCCGTTCGTGATCGGCATGGCCGGCCAGAGCTGGGTCCGCATCCTCAACTTCGCGCTGCTGTACGTGATGCTGTCGCTGGGCCTGAACATCGTGGTGGGCTTCGCCGGCCTGCTGGACCTGGGCTACATCGCGTTCTACGCGGTGGGCGCCTACACCTGGGCGCTGCTGGCCTCGCCGCACTTCGGCCTGCACCTGCCGTTCTGGGCGATCCTGCCGATCGCGCTGGCGGTGGCGTGCCTGTTCGGGGTGCTGCTAGGGGCGCCGACGCTGAAATTGCGTGGCGACTACCTGGCCATCGTGACGCTGGGCTTCGGCGAGATCATCCGCATCTTCCTGAACAACCTGAACGCGCCGGTCAACATCACCAACGGTCCGCAGGGCATCAACCGCATCGACACCTTCAAGGTGGGCGAGTTCGCCTTCGGCCGCACCGAGAGCCTGCTAGGCATCCGCGTGACCGGGCCGGAGAAGTACTACTACCTGCTGCTGGCGCTGACGCTCATCATCATCCTGGTGTGCGTGCGGCTGCAGAACTCGCGCATCGGCCGCGCCTGGGAAGCCATCCGCGAAGACGAGATCGCCGCCAAGGCGATGGGCATCAACACCCGCAACATCAAGCTGCTGGCCTTCGCCATGGGCGCC
The window above is part of the Achromobacter deleyi genome. Proteins encoded here:
- a CDS encoding ABC transporter permease subunit, translated to MSATLKNSGLSTRNLIGIALIGIVLAVLPFVIGMAGQSWVRILNFALLYVMLSLGLNIVVGFAGLLDLGYIAFYAVGAYTWALLASPHFGLHLPFWAILPIALAVACLFGVLLGAPTLKLRGDYLAIVTLGFGEIIRIFLNNLNAPVNITNGPQGINRIDTFKVGEFAFGRTESLLGIRVTGPEKYYYLLLALTLIIILVCVRLQNSRIGRAWEAIREDEIAAKAMGINTRNIKLLAFAMGASFGGVAGALFASMQGFVSPESFSLMESISILCMVVLGGMGHIPGVILGALILAALPEFLRAVVEPVQHMLFGAVVLDPEGIRMLLFGLAMVCVMLFRPAGLWPSAVRKRELATKTQGGAA